Proteins from a single region of Scleropages formosus chromosome 22, fSclFor1.1, whole genome shotgun sequence:
- the LOC108929793 gene encoding mitochondrial intermembrane space import and assembly protein 40: MSYCRQEGKDRVIFVTKEDHEAPSNAELIADDPNDPYEDHGLILPSGEINWNCPCLGGMASGPCGEQFKSAFSCFHYSTEEVKGSDCVDKFRSMQECMQRYPELYPQEDESAPQGGDETPSTDPLAHIQDSDQGSASAPEAVLASEDMSSTDHSATS, translated from the exons GTAAGGATCGTGTAATTTTTGTGACCAAAGAAGACCATGAAGCACCTAGCAATGCTGAGCTGATTGCAGACGACCCCAACGACCCTTACGAGGACCACG GCCTCATCCTGCCGAGCGGAGAGATCAACTGGAACTGCCCCTGCCTGGGGGGGATGGCCAGCGGTCCCTGCGGAGAGCAGTTCAAGTCGGCCTTCTCCTGCTTCCACTACAGCACCGAGGAGGTCAAGGGCTCAGACTGCGTAGACAAATTCCGCAGCATGCAGGAGTGTATGCAGAGGTACCCTGAGCTGTACCCCCAAGAGGATGAGAGCGCCCCACAGGGGGGTGATGAGACACCCAGCACTGACCCCCTGGCCCATATACAGGACTCTGACCAGGGTTCTGCTTCAGCGCCTGAAGCCGTGCTTGCCTCAGAGGACATGTCCTCCACGGACCACTCAGCTACGAGCTAA